One Gloeobacter morelensis MG652769 DNA window includes the following coding sequences:
- a CDS encoding TIGR04376 family protein: MGVWEDFSQFLEGRLEEFLEKNPRLKLLVLLENVRQQEAEAEQQLTQFQADMRRIQDEIVAVARDVQKWQDRIAQAKAGGREDLAQAAKERSDALLRRGNELWGQMSVLKEQQQQTAAMLSRIAQKRQELEAHMAAQQGETAARSARSMGFEGSDDLDARFRDWELEQELERLKRRK; this comes from the coding sequence GGGCGTTTGGGAAGATTTCAGCCAGTTCCTCGAAGGTCGCCTGGAAGAATTCCTCGAAAAAAATCCGCGCCTCAAACTGCTGGTGCTGCTCGAAAATGTCCGTCAGCAGGAGGCGGAAGCCGAGCAACAACTAACCCAGTTCCAGGCCGACATGCGCCGCATTCAAGATGAGATCGTCGCGGTAGCCCGCGACGTGCAAAAGTGGCAGGACCGCATCGCCCAGGCCAAAGCGGGCGGGCGCGAGGATCTGGCCCAGGCCGCCAAGGAGCGCTCCGACGCCCTGCTGCGCCGCGGCAACGAACTGTGGGGCCAGATGAGCGTGCTCAAGGAGCAACAGCAGCAGACAGCGGCGATGCTGAGCCGCATTGCCCAAAAACGTCAGGAACTCGAAGCGCACATGGCTGCCCAGCAAGGTGAAACCGCCGCGCGCTCCGCCCGCAGCATGGGCTTTGAAGGCTCCGACGACCTCGATGCGCGCTTTCGCGATTGGGAACTGGAGCAGGAACTCGAACGGCTCAAGCGCCGCAAGTGA